The segment GTGCTCGCCGAGAAGGTGGCACAGGACGGCGCGGACATCTACCGCGGCGAGCTCGACCTGGGGAAGACGACTACCGAAGAAGACGACGAGTGAGCGGGCTGGACGAACTCGTTCTCACGCGGAGCCGAGCGCCCTGGCAATGGCGACCAGGTAGCCCAGCCCGCGTTTGACCTCGGGGTCGCGGGTCGCCTTCACGAGCCCGAGCGCCCCGACCGGCTCGGGCTCCTCGGCGCTGGCGTCGCCGACCGCGTCCAGCATGCGTTCGAGCCCGCGGACGGTCTCGGGCTCGGCAGCGGTGTCGGCGAGTTCGCCCAGTCCGCTGCCGGTGGCGGCGAGACGCATCACCATCTCGTCGTCGAGTGCGCCGTTCGCGAGCGCGAGCAGGTCCGACAGCGCGGCGAGGTCGTCGAGCGTCCCGTTGCGCTGGAGTTCGGCGACCGTGGCCATGGCGTCGGCGAGCTCGTCACCGTTCTCGCCGACCGCCTCCGCGAGCCGGACGGCCTCGTCGGTCGCCATCGCGTCGGCGGACTCGGCGAGCGTCGAGCCGGTGCCGGCGAGGCGGGTGACCATCTCGTCGTCCAGCGCGCTCGTCCCGAGTTCCAGCACGTCGAGCAGCTCGTTCACCCGGTCGAGCCGGGCGACGAACTCGGCGACGGCTTCGGGGTTCCGTTCGATGGCCTCGGTGAGCTCCTCGGCCTCGAGCTCCTGTGGGGTTTCTGCCATCGGTATCACCTCAGAGCAGCCCCCTGGCGGTCAGCCAGTAGGTCTCGTTGTACGCGAGCTTCGCCCAGTGGACGGGCCGGGACTCGTCGCGCAGCTCCGGTGGGTGCTCGTAGTCGAACTCGACGAACGTCGCCTCGTCCATGCCCGCCTCGATGAAGCAGACGGTCTTCCCGTCGAACGTCGCCGTCGGGAGCTGACCGCGGACCTCGCTGGCGATGCGGTCCGCGACGACGTCGGCCTCGTAGTGGGCGACGGAGCCGGCCTTGCTGGTCGGCACGTCGGCGGCGTCGCCCATGGCGTACACGTCCTCGGCGTGCTCGGCCTCGAGGGTGTGCCTGTCGACGGCGACCCAGCCGTCGTCGCCGAGGCCGGAGCCGGCGATGAGGTCGTCGCCCGCGTGGGGCGGGATGGCGACGAGCAGGTCGTAGTCGAGCTCCTCGCCCTCCATCGACCTGATGACGCCGGCTTC is part of the Haloarchaeobius litoreus genome and harbors:
- a CDS encoding DUF1641 domain-containing protein, translating into MAETPQELEAEELTEAIERNPEAVAEFVARLDRVNELLDVLELGTSALDDEMVTRLAGTGSTLAESADAMATDEAVRLAEAVGENGDELADAMATVAELQRNGTLDDLAALSDLLALANGALDDEMVMRLAATGSGLGELADTAAEPETVRGLERMLDAVGDASAEEPEPVGALGLVKATRDPEVKRGLGYLVAIARALGSA